Genomic window (Acinonyx jubatus isolate Ajub_Pintada_27869175 chromosome B1, VMU_Ajub_asm_v1.0, whole genome shotgun sequence):
TTAAATCATGGAGGAGGATTCTGGGATAGAATACAATCTCTGTTTATGGGAGGATACCTTTCATGGCTCCAAACTGCTTTATATCTCAacctttttggtttttctgtCCTCACTACTACCTCTAATGCTTCTGTCACAATGCCTCCCATCTATAATCAGTACAGGCATGTCTCCAATCAAGATATTCTTATCTAGAAATGGCTTTGAAGACCTTAACCCCCTGTAGTTGTATGCAAAATTTCAAGTGAATGAAATTGTGAGCTTTTTTCTGAGAGCCCATATTTTATTAGCATCTCAGGGGAATTTATGACCTATAAAACAGCTCTAGTAATGTCCTTTACTCTCGAACTGTGGTGTGCATTAAATGACCAAGAAGGATGCTCAAGGGACTAGAATTCTGTTTTCCAACCCTTCGGACTCTTAATCCAATTTATATGCAGCTCACATGTAAAGATTACATTCCTTCTCTACACTGTGTTAAAATGTTTTGTATGGTTTGATTAGTGTCAAATCATCTTTGCATATAGCAAGAAAAGCTATACTGGCCAAGCCCAAAGCTAGCACTTGAAACCCATAAAAATACATCTACAGGCTAAAAGAAACTGTATTGAACATCCTGGTTgtaaaactttaattttgatCACTCACTCACTAAAACACCAAACCCACTCCCCCCCAAACTCCCCCAGTAATGAATGGCACAAAGAACTGAATCTGAAATGGGGAAGAGACTTTGTCCAATTCCTCTGTTGGATATTCTGCAATTGTTGCACACACCAAAACTaccttctttaatttctaaagCACATATCTTTAAACTTaagatctgggggcgcctgggtggcgcagtcggttaagcgtccgacttcagccgggtcacgatctcgcggtccgtgagttcgagccccgcgtcgggctctgggctgatggctcggagcctggagcctgtttccgattctgtgtctccctctctctgcccctcccccgttcatgctctgtctctctctgtcccaaaaataaataaaaacgttgaaaaaaaaattaaaaaaataataataataaatttaagatcTAGGAAGAAAAGTATGGTCTTACACAATTGATGCTTCTTGGTAGATCTTTAGAAATTCTCTTACTTCAAAGCTCTCTTAAGTGCTGATTCACCAatgaattataattttcaaattttgattattttcttaattgttttgtCGTCCAGCTGAACTTTATTCAAATAGCTAAAATGTAAGAATTTGCTCATATTTGCAAATGccttaaagggaagaaaaaaagccttACCAGGTCCTCATTGCTGGCTACCTGCGTATATTGTGAACAGCTTCTCCACAGCACTGCaattaaacaaacagaaacagaccaatTCTTTTAGTTACAGTTAGCTCTGtaactaaagaaatatttttgtttttatggaagcAAGGTGAACCAAGGGATACAATAGAAAAGaaaggtttgggggcacctggatggctcagtctgttaatccgatttcagctcaggtcatgatctcccagttcatgggtttgagccccaggctgggctctgtgctgacagctcagagcctggagcatttttctgattctgtgtctccctctctctctgcccctcccccactcacactctttctctctttctaaaataaacatttaaaatttttattgaacaaagaggttttggggcgcctgggtggctcagttgagcgtcggacttcggctcaggtcaggatctcgcagtcggacttgggctcaggtcaggacctcgcagttcgtgaggAGCCcccgtgtggggttctgtgctgacagctcagagcctggagcctggttcagattctgtctccctctctctgccctttccccactcatgctgtctctcaaaaatgaataaacgttaaaaaagatttttttaaagaggttttaTATTTACAAACAACGACAGGATAAAAACCTTTAGAAGTGAGGCAGAGTAAGATTTATGATGAATGTGCTTTCCAAGGCTTTGGGGAAAAGGCATATATTTCCCTACCCCTACAACCTCTCACCTGCTCTCTTCCTGAAGTTTATTTTCCCTTCACTCAACGGTTAGAGGCAGATTTCGATGGAAATGCCGGGAAAGCAACAGAAAGGCATTGTTATACCATAGGGAAAATGTAGTAACAGACCCCCTAAAGAAAGTATTGACAGAAAAGATAACGTGCAGAAACGATAGATTCGAGAGCCCATGTCACAATTTCGCCCTGATCTGGAACGTTAGACATCCCCTATAATCTGCTGCTGGGTGACTCTGGAAATGTACTTTCCTTACCAACTCTACCCAGAGCTCTCAAGCAAGTACTCTGACAATCAGGAGATCACTCTCTTCGTGTGGTTAAAAAAGTGTACTCGACGACAATCACGCACCCTTCTGCCTTAAAACACTAGTCACGGGCCATTACAGATTCCCACGTATCCTGGATAAGCTCTTAATCGCCTAGAAACCGGCGTCGTTTGGCTAACAGTGACCACTCCACCAACCTAATTAGGGCCAATGCAACGGCTGCAATGCCACAAAAGAGCATACATTATGGAAACTTTACCCGCGTGAGTCTTAGGATCTCTGAGGCAGAGAGCTGGCTTTATGAAGTACGCCAACTTTTTCCTCCCTAGATCACTGCAAACAGCAACCAGCGCCGCCATGGATCCTCgctcctcctcttccttatcCTCTTTCCAAATAGTCCTGAGGAGTCGCCTCCGGGATTCCTCCCTTGGTGGCCCGAAAACTCGATTCAAAGGTTCCGCTGACGAACCGAAGTCGGTAAGGTTTTCAATGCGCCTGCGCAGCACCTTTTCGTTCAACCCTTCACAGGCACAAGCCTGGGACACCTATGATTGGGCAAGGAGAAGGCGGGCCCCTCTGCTCGGGCCTCCGCTTCCGGTTTGAgtgccgcccccgcccccccccccccccccgcctcctcccggCAATTGATTTGCGATATTACCCTAAGGTGGATGGACAGGCGAGCGCGGTTTCCCGTCAGTTGCTACCCTAGCCCAGTGCTCCACTCCCTCTTCCAAGGGGGTTTGGCAGCTGGGTCACGCGGGACGAAGTTCGGGCAGGGTCCTCGGCCCCTGCCATGAATGAAGGTGGTTCCCGCATCCGCCGGCGGGTTGCTGTCCGCAAAAGGAACCGGCCTAGCTTAGAGAGCATTTTTGCCTCCCCCACCGCCGCCGATCTCCAGCCAGgcgatgaggaggaggaggacgaggaggagatGATGGCTGGAAGTCGGCGGAAGAAAACCGCGGACGTGCAGCCGGTCGAGGTACAACCGCCTCAGCTCTCAAATTCCCCAAGGTCCTGGTCTCATTGTCCACTTTTGGAGCGATGATGTAAACCCAGGTCTCCTAGCGTGCATGCCCACTGAAAGAACCCTGGGAGACCAGCTG
Coding sequences:
- the MRPS18C gene encoding 28S ribosomal protein S18c, mitochondrial isoform X3 translates to MAALVAVCSDLGRKKLAYFIKPALCLRDPKTHAVLWRSCSQYTQVASNEDLVFVGRNRKKSQKQLRELK